The following proteins come from a genomic window of Candidatus Sulfotelmatobacter sp.:
- a CDS encoding VOC family protein, producing MPHRLRLRSAIYPVSDLASARRWYSEWLGIQPYFDEPFYVGFDVDGFELGIHPEDDKHRVGDKGGVSYWKVADLDAEWSRMLSIGAKPKQAPMGVGEGTRVAEVLDPSGNTIGLIEEK from the coding sequence ATGCCCCATCGCCTTCGACTTCGCAGCGCGATCTATCCGGTCAGCGACCTCGCGAGCGCCAGGCGCTGGTATTCCGAGTGGCTCGGGATCCAGCCCTACTTCGACGAGCCGTTCTACGTCGGCTTCGACGTCGACGGCTTCGAGCTCGGCATCCATCCCGAGGATGACAAGCATCGTGTGGGAGACAAGGGCGGCGTGTCGTACTGGAAAGTCGCCGATCTCGACGCCGAGTGGTCGCGGATGCTCTCGATCGGCGCGAAGCCGAAGCAGGCGCCGATGGGGGTTGGCGAGGGCACGCGGGTGGCCGAGGTGCTCGACCCGTCCGGCAACACGATCGGCCTGATCGAGGAGAAGTGA